A DNA window from Candidatus Desulfatibia profunda contains the following coding sequences:
- a CDS encoding MoaD/ThiS family protein, producing MQTFITVKLFATLSNFTPLSAEKYTIAPGTSVRMLLEQLGVAANEVRLIFINGRKGDLASILQGGERVGIFPPVGGG from the coding sequence ATGCAAACCTTCATTACCGTTAAACTGTTTGCCACCTTGAGCAACTTCACGCCGCTTTCGGCGGAAAAATACACGATTGCGCCGGGAACATCTGTCCGTATGCTTCTTGAGCAACTGGGTGTGGCTGCAAACGAAGTCAGACTCATTTTCATCAACGGCCGCAAGGGCGATTTGGCCTCAATACTTCAGGGCGGCGAGAGGGTCGGTATTTTTCCCCCGGTGGGAGGAGGATAG